A DNA window from Allokutzneria albata contains the following coding sequences:
- a CDS encoding alpha-ketoacid dehydrogenase subunit beta gives MTTAIGNQELSLSGALNRALADALEADERVLVFGEDVGPLGGVFRVTDGLAARFGEHRVFDTPLAESGIVGTAIGMAMNGMRPVVEMQFDAFAYPAFEQITSHLAKIHNRTRGRVELPVVIRVPYGGGIGGVEHHCDSSEAYYTHTPGLRVVSPGTPGDAYQLLRDAIDSPDPVIFLEPKRRYWSKGPVAFDRSGPAMDRALVRRQGKDVTLIAYGPMVATALETASAAAEEGWDVEVIDLRSLSPFDDETVTESVRRTGRAVVVHEASGFSGYGAEVVARVTERCFHHLHAPILRVTGFDIPYPPPKLEEHHLPGVDRILDAIARLQWDDEVVGFGG, from the coding sequence ATGACCACCGCGATCGGCAACCAAGAGCTGTCCCTGTCCGGGGCGCTGAACCGGGCGCTCGCGGACGCGCTCGAAGCCGATGAGCGCGTGCTCGTCTTCGGCGAGGACGTCGGTCCGCTCGGCGGCGTCTTCCGCGTCACCGACGGGCTGGCCGCGCGCTTCGGCGAGCACCGCGTCTTCGACACCCCGCTGGCCGAGTCCGGCATCGTCGGCACCGCGATCGGCATGGCGATGAACGGTATGCGGCCGGTGGTGGAGATGCAGTTCGACGCGTTCGCCTACCCCGCGTTCGAGCAGATCACCAGCCACCTCGCCAAGATCCACAACCGCACGCGCGGCCGCGTCGAGCTGCCCGTGGTGATCCGCGTGCCCTACGGCGGCGGCATCGGTGGCGTCGAGCACCACTGCGACTCCTCCGAGGCGTACTACACGCACACGCCCGGCCTGCGGGTGGTCTCCCCGGGCACCCCGGGCGACGCCTACCAGCTGCTGCGCGACGCGATCGACTCGCCGGACCCGGTGATCTTCCTGGAGCCCAAGCGCCGGTACTGGTCCAAGGGGCCGGTCGCCTTCGACCGCTCCGGTCCGGCCATGGACCGCGCGCTCGTGCGGCGGCAGGGCAAGGACGTCACGCTGATCGCCTACGGCCCGATGGTCGCCACCGCGCTGGAGACGGCGTCGGCCGCGGCCGAGGAGGGCTGGGACGTCGAGGTGATCGATCTGCGCAGCCTCTCCCCGTTCGACGACGAGACCGTCACCGAGTCCGTGCGCCGCACGGGCCGCGCCGTGGTGGTGCACGAGGCGTCGGGCTTCTCCGGCTACGGGGCCGAGGTCGTCGCGCGGGTGACCGAGCGGTGCTTCCACCATCTGCACGCGCCGATCCTGCGCGTCACCGGCTTCGACATCCCGTACCCGCCGCCGAAGCTGGAGGAGCACCACCTGCCCGGCGTCGACCGGATCCTCGACGCCATCGCCCGGTTGCAGTGGGACGACGAGGTGGTGGGCTTCGGTGGCTGA
- a CDS encoding dihydrolipoamide acetyltransferase family protein — MADFRLPDLGEGLTEAEIVSWLVEVGDTVAVDQPVVEVETAKAVVEVPSPFSGVVTARHGAPGETLSVGSVLLSVGESTFAEPGVVVPAPAGPVDEGSGNVLIGYGTSSAPRRRRRGRVKQQPQEAPPVNAKPASGPPVISPLVRRMAKDNGIDLTVVRGSGPGGVVRRCDVEQAMAKPVATGERRIPLKGLRKTVADKLSASRREIPEATVWVDVDATELMAARAALDGVGLLALFARFAVLGLRRFPELNSRIEGDEIVVLDDVHLGFAAQTERGLVVPVVREANKLTTAELSAALAERTTAAREGRLGPAELTGGTFTVNNYGVFGVDGSAAIINHPEAAILGLGRIIDRPWAVDGQLAIRKITELTLAFDHRVCDGATAGGFLRFVADCVESPIRALADL, encoded by the coding sequence GTGGCTGACTTCCGGTTGCCCGACCTCGGCGAGGGACTGACCGAGGCGGAGATCGTCAGCTGGCTGGTGGAGGTCGGCGACACCGTCGCGGTGGACCAGCCGGTGGTGGAGGTCGAGACGGCGAAGGCGGTCGTGGAGGTTCCCTCGCCGTTCTCCGGCGTGGTCACCGCGCGGCACGGCGCGCCCGGCGAGACCCTGTCGGTGGGCTCGGTCCTGCTCAGCGTCGGCGAGTCCACGTTCGCGGAGCCCGGCGTCGTGGTCCCCGCCCCGGCCGGTCCGGTGGACGAGGGCAGCGGCAACGTGCTGATCGGCTACGGCACCTCGTCGGCACCACGCCGCCGTCGCCGCGGACGGGTGAAGCAGCAGCCGCAGGAAGCCCCGCCGGTGAACGCGAAACCCGCGAGCGGTCCTCCGGTGATCTCGCCGTTGGTGCGGCGCATGGCCAAGGACAATGGCATCGACCTCACGGTGGTGCGCGGCAGCGGACCCGGCGGCGTCGTGCGGCGCTGCGATGTCGAGCAGGCCATGGCGAAGCCGGTCGCCACCGGTGAGCGCCGAATCCCGTTGAAGGGACTGCGGAAGACCGTTGCCGACAAGCTCAGCGCCTCGCGCAGGGAGATCCCCGAGGCGACGGTGTGGGTCGACGTCGACGCCACCGAGCTGATGGCCGCGCGCGCCGCGCTCGACGGGGTCGGCCTGCTGGCCCTGTTCGCGCGCTTCGCCGTGCTCGGGCTGCGCCGCTTCCCCGAGCTGAACTCGCGCATCGAGGGCGACGAGATCGTGGTGCTGGACGACGTGCACCTCGGCTTCGCCGCGCAGACCGAGCGGGGGCTCGTCGTTCCCGTTGTGCGGGAAGCGAACAAGCTCACCACGGCGGAGCTGTCCGCGGCGCTGGCCGAGCGCACGACAGCCGCGCGGGAAGGCAGGCTCGGGCCTGCGGAGCTGACCGGCGGCACGTTCACCGTCAACAACTACGGCGTGTTCGGAGTGGACGGTTCGGCGGCGATCATCAACCACCCCGAGGCCGCGATCCTCGGGCTGGGGCGGATCATCGACCGGCCGTGGGCGGTGGACGGGCAACTTGCGATTCGCAAGATCACCGAGCTGACGCTCGCCTTCGACCACCGGGTCTGCGACGGGGCGACGGCGGGCGGGTTCCTGCGGTTCGTCGCGGACTGCGTGGAGTCGCCGATCCGGGCGCTGGCCGACCTGTGA
- a CDS encoding Lrp/AsnC family transcriptional regulator encodes MSSELSAKRTPVVPLDDTDRRIVAELRSDARMSMRALAEKLHISRGSAYTRVERLQRDGVITGYSATVDPERYGFGVAAYVHLKVSQHSWKAVRQRIMEIPEVWHGALVSGEHDLVLLVRAKDASSLRDLVLNRFQTMPDVVSSHTVLILDELPQQPLPVPT; translated from the coding sequence ATGTCCAGTGAACTGTCCGCAAAGCGCACACCGGTCGTGCCGCTCGACGACACCGACCGGCGGATCGTGGCCGAGCTGCGCTCCGATGCCCGGATGTCCATGCGCGCGCTGGCGGAGAAGCTGCACATCTCCCGGGGCAGCGCCTACACCCGGGTGGAGCGGTTGCAGCGGGACGGGGTGATCACCGGCTACAGCGCCACCGTGGACCCGGAGCGCTACGGCTTCGGCGTGGCGGCCTACGTGCACCTGAAGGTCAGCCAGCACTCGTGGAAGGCCGTCCGCCAGCGGATCATGGAGATCCCGGAGGTGTGGCACGGCGCGCTGGTCTCCGGCGAGCACGACCTGGTGCTGCTGGTCCGCGCCAAGGACGCGTCGAGCCTGCGGGACCTGGTGCTCAACCGGTTCCAGACCATGCCGGACGTGGTGTCCAGCCACACCGTGCTGATCCTGGACGAGCTGCCCCAGCAACCCCTGCCGGTGCCGACCTGA
- the pdhA gene encoding pyruvate dehydrogenase (acetyl-transferring) E1 component subunit alpha: MSVTDLSARERSLLPTALPVALLDKNGIPVDDPALEMPADDVLLELHRRIVIGRRFDTQATALTRQGRLAVYPSSRGQEACEVGSVLALREQDWLFPTYRDSVALVTRGVDPVQTLTLLQGSWHLGYDPYVHKVGPQCTPLATNTLHAVGLAHAARLKGEDTVALVLLGDGATSEGDTHEALNFAAVWKAPVVFLVQNNGYAISVPLSKQSAAPSLAHKGVGYGVPSYLIDGNDPAAVYATVREAITAAAAGGGPALIEAKTYRIEAHTNADDAGRYRDADEVAAWLDRDPLDRIERYLTSRGLLDDARRAEIQAEAEDFAASVRDGMNAEPELDPADLFAHVYTQPTRALREQAALLAEELAS, encoded by the coding sequence ATGTCTGTCACTGACCTTTCCGCGCGGGAGCGCTCGCTGCTCCCCACCGCGCTCCCGGTGGCCCTGCTGGACAAGAACGGCATACCCGTCGACGACCCGGCGCTGGAGATGCCCGCCGACGACGTGCTCCTGGAGCTGCACCGGCGCATCGTGATCGGCCGCCGCTTCGACACCCAGGCCACCGCGCTGACCCGCCAGGGCCGCCTCGCGGTCTACCCCTCCTCGCGCGGGCAGGAGGCGTGCGAGGTCGGCTCGGTGCTCGCGCTGCGCGAGCAGGACTGGCTGTTCCCCACCTACCGCGACTCGGTCGCGCTGGTGACCAGGGGAGTGGACCCGGTGCAGACGCTCACGCTGCTCCAGGGCAGTTGGCACCTGGGCTACGACCCCTACGTGCACAAGGTCGGCCCGCAGTGCACACCGTTGGCCACCAACACCTTGCACGCGGTCGGCCTCGCGCACGCCGCGCGGCTCAAGGGCGAGGACACCGTGGCGCTCGTGCTGCTCGGTGACGGCGCCACGAGCGAGGGCGACACGCACGAGGCGCTGAACTTCGCGGCCGTGTGGAAGGCGCCCGTGGTGTTCCTGGTGCAGAACAACGGCTACGCGATCAGTGTCCCGCTGAGCAAGCAGAGCGCCGCGCCTTCCTTGGCGCACAAGGGAGTCGGCTACGGCGTGCCGTCCTACCTGATCGACGGCAACGATCCCGCCGCGGTCTACGCGACCGTGCGCGAGGCGATCACCGCCGCCGCGGCCGGCGGTGGGCCCGCGCTGATCGAGGCCAAGACCTACCGGATCGAGGCGCACACCAACGCCGACGACGCCGGGCGCTACCGCGACGCCGACGAGGTGGCCGCGTGGCTGGACCGCGATCCCCTCGACCGGATCGAGCGCTACCTGACCTCGCGCGGCCTGCTCGACGACGCCCGCCGCGCGGAGATCCAGGCCGAGGCCGAGGACTTCGCCGCGTCGGTGCGCGACGGCATGAACGCCGAGCCGGAGCTGGACCCGGCCGACCTCTTCGCCCACGTCTACACCCAGCCCACCAGGGCGCTGCGCGAGCAGGCCGCCCTGCTCGCCGAGGAGCTGGCGTCGTGA